In Cetobacterium ceti, a single genomic region encodes these proteins:
- a CDS encoding LacI family DNA-binding transcriptional regulator, whose product MTMKEIAQSLGLSVATVSRAINNKPNVNPKTKKLIKEFAEKIMYTPNAAAQQLAKKENKTIGILVPTLSNPFFSELIDNVCKLLYDNNYQVIIYNSNNDFSIEKASIKEMVAARVNGAIIILAKSSYEENPLMAFEKLNIPSILLDREMYSYEGAGIYLDNEKGAYEITKNLIVKNCKNIGFLTGNLNLKTASDRFMGYKRALAEHNIPFKEENIFYGDFTIKSGLDSYKKFNLNEIDGIFASNNLMLIGFLKGQKNKNRNIHLACFDKISLLEILDYNITFCEFSFDNICNNVLKFLENNEKNQIYITPMVKG is encoded by the coding sequence ATGACAATGAAGGAAATTGCTCAAAGCCTAGGTTTATCTGTAGCTACAGTATCGCGAGCTATAAATAACAAACCTAATGTTAACCCTAAAACAAAGAAATTAATAAAAGAATTCGCAGAAAAAATAATGTACACTCCTAATGCTGCAGCTCAACAATTGGCAAAAAAAGAAAATAAAACTATTGGAATTTTAGTTCCAACATTGTCTAATCCTTTTTTTAGTGAATTAATAGATAATGTATGTAAACTTTTATACGATAATAATTATCAGGTGATAATTTACAATTCTAATAACGATTTTTCTATTGAAAAAGCCTCAATTAAAGAAATGGTAGCAGCTAGAGTTAATGGTGCTATTATAATTCTTGCTAAAAGCAGTTATGAAGAAAATCCTTTAATGGCTTTTGAAAAATTAAATATTCCTTCAATACTTCTAGATAGAGAAATGTATTCTTATGAAGGAGCTGGTATTTATCTAGATAATGAAAAAGGAGCTTATGAGATTACAAAAAATCTTATTGTAAAAAATTGTAAAAATATTGGATTTCTTACTGGAAATTTAAATTTAAAAACTGCTTCAGACCGTTTTATGGGCTATAAAAGAGCTCTAGCTGAACATAATATTCCTTTCAAAGAAGAAAATATATTTTATGGAGATTTTACAATTAAAAGTGGATTAGATTCTTATAAAAAATTTAATTTAAATGAAATAGATGGAATTTTTGCTTCAAATAATCTCATGTTAATTGGATTTTTAAAAGGACAAAAAAATAAAAATAGGAATATACATTTAGCATGTTTTGATAAAATTTCTCTTTTAGAGATTTTAGATTATAACATAACTTTTTGTGAATTTTCTTTTGATAATATATGTAATAACGTTTTAAAATTTTTAGAAAACAATGAAAAAAATCAAATATATATTACCCCTATGGTGAAAGGATAA
- the rbsK gene encoding ribokinase: MKKILVVGSINMDLVTICERAPKGGETLFGKEFLQIPGGKGANQAVAIGKLNGNVCMLGKVGSDSLGDTLLGSLKNNNVNIKHVEKVEGSSGIAKIIVEENGENRILVVPGANGKVDINFIERNIEIIENSDYIIAQLEIPVETVEFLFKKAKSLNKTTILNPAPGRILSREIIEYSDFIIPNESELELLTGLKTDSEDNIKKAGKVLLELGVKGLLVTMGSKGSLYMTKSESKFYPAYKVKALDTTAAGDSFIGGFATGLSKGLQIKDAINLGTKVAAISVTRRGAQTSLPTLDEVIAFKGEK; the protein is encoded by the coding sequence ATGAAGAAAATCTTAGTTGTTGGAAGTATTAATATGGACTTAGTGACAATATGTGAAAGAGCTCCAAAAGGAGGAGAAACTCTTTTTGGTAAAGAATTTCTTCAAATTCCTGGTGGAAAAGGAGCTAATCAAGCTGTAGCTATTGGAAAACTTAATGGAAATGTTTGTATGTTAGGTAAAGTAGGAAGTGACTCTTTAGGAGATACTCTTCTGGGATCTCTTAAAAATAATAATGTTAATATAAAGCATGTTGAAAAAGTTGAAGGTTCTTCTGGAATAGCTAAAATTATTGTTGAAGAAAATGGTGAAAATAGAATCTTAGTAGTTCCTGGAGCTAATGGGAAAGTTGATATTAATTTTATAGAAAGAAATATTGAAATTATAGAAAATAGTGACTATATTATTGCTCAGTTAGAAATACCTGTAGAAACAGTAGAATTTTTATTTAAAAAAGCTAAATCTTTAAACAAAACAACTATTTTGAATCCTGCTCCTGGTAGAATTTTAAGTAGAGAAATAATAGAATATTCTGATTTTATTATTCCTAATGAAAGTGAATTAGAATTATTAACTGGGTTAAAAACAGATAGTGAAGATAATATTAAAAAAGCTGGTAAAGTTCTTCTAGAATTAGGAGTAAAAGGACTATTAGTTACAATGGGGAGTAAAGGTTCTTTATATATGACTAAAAGTGAAAGTAAATTTTATCCAGCATACAAAGTTAAAGCATTAGATACAACTGCAGCTGGGGATAGTTTTATTGGAGGCTTTGCAACGGGACTTTCTAAAGGTTTACAGATTAAAGATGCTATTAATTTAGGAACTAAAGTTGCAGCTATTTCTGTTACTAGAAGAGGAGCTCAAACATCTTTACCAACATTAGATGAAGTTATTGCTTTTAAAGGAGAAAAATAA
- the rbsD gene encoding D-ribose pyranase, which yields MKKSRLLNSEISYEISKLGHTDHITVCDAGLPISESVKRIDLAIERNIPPFIDVLDPILEEMMVEEIILATEILEHNLFIYDEIKKLFIKHNMKPKITLITHEEFKVITKKSKAIIRSGECSPYANIILKSGVVF from the coding sequence ATGAAAAAATCAAGATTATTAAATTCAGAAATATCTTATGAAATAAGTAAATTAGGTCATACAGATCATATTACAGTGTGTGATGCAGGACTTCCTATTTCTGAGTCAGTAAAAAGAATAGATTTAGCAATCGAAAGAAATATTCCTCCTTTTATAGATGTATTAGATCCTATTCTAGAAGAAATGATGGTCGAAGAAATAATTTTAGCCACAGAAATATTAGAACATAATCTTTTTATTTATGATGAAATAAAAAAATTATTTATAAAGCATAATATGAAACCAAAAATTACTTTAATAACTCATGAAGAATTTAAAGTAATAACTAAAAAAAGTAAAGCAATAATTCGTAGTGGTGAATGCAGTCCCTATGCAAATATTATCTTAAAATCTGGTGTAGTTTTTTAA
- the rbsA gene encoding ribose ABC transporter ATP-binding protein RbsA, which translates to MNKEKVLEMKNIIKTFPGVKALDGAFLNVYKGRVMALMGENGAGKSTLMKIMTGIYNKDSGEIKYKGIPVSFKNSKDSQEAGIAIIHQELNLIPYLSITENIFLGREIANKIGKIDWKKMNKEARELLDLLNISDSEKTLIKDLTIGKMQMVEIAKALSQKAELIVMDEPTDALTDKETASLFKVIKSLTKKGKSIIYISHRLKEIPEICDDITIMRDGKFVKEAEVKNIDENFIIENMVGRTLDEQFPRITVPLGKEILKVENLNGEHVKNVSFSIHQGEILGIAGLMGAGRSELVKTIYGYYKKNQGQIFIDGQKVNINSPEDGIKNGIAYVSEDRKGDGLVLGLSVKENMTLSSLTSISNIGKINNKKENSLVEDFINKFRIKTPSKEQIIKNLSGGNQQKVAIAKALLTNPKILILDEPTRGVDVGAKKEIYDVINELKKKGLSIIMISSEMPEVMGLSDRIMVMHENKISGNLTLEEATQENIMRCAVGVK; encoded by the coding sequence ATGAATAAAGAAAAAGTTTTAGAAATGAAAAATATTATTAAAACATTTCCTGGTGTAAAAGCTTTAGATGGAGCTTTCCTTAATGTTTATAAAGGTAGAGTTATGGCATTAATGGGAGAGAATGGAGCTGGAAAATCAACTTTAATGAAAATAATGACTGGTATTTATAACAAAGATTCTGGTGAAATTAAATATAAAGGTATCCCTGTTAGCTTTAAAAATTCTAAAGATTCTCAAGAGGCAGGAATTGCAATTATTCATCAAGAACTTAATTTAATACCTTATTTAAGTATAACAGAAAATATCTTCTTAGGGAGAGAAATTGCAAATAAAATTGGAAAAATAGATTGGAAAAAAATGAATAAAGAAGCAAGAGAACTTTTAGATTTATTAAATATATCTGATAGTGAAAAAACTCTTATTAAAGATTTAACTATTGGTAAAATGCAAATGGTTGAAATCGCTAAAGCTCTTTCTCAAAAAGCAGAACTTATTGTTATGGATGAACCAACAGATGCTTTAACAGATAAAGAAACTGCAAGTCTTTTTAAGGTTATTAAAAGTTTAACTAAAAAAGGAAAAAGTATTATTTATATTTCTCATAGATTAAAAGAAATTCCAGAAATATGTGATGATATTACTATTATGAGAGATGGTAAATTTGTAAAAGAAGCGGAAGTTAAAAATATTGATGAAAATTTCATTATTGAAAATATGGTTGGAAGAACTTTAGATGAGCAATTTCCAAGGATAACAGTTCCTTTAGGAAAAGAAATTTTAAAAGTAGAAAACTTAAATGGAGAACATGTTAAAAATGTAAGTTTTTCTATTCACCAAGGAGAAATTTTAGGTATTGCAGGTCTTATGGGTGCTGGAAGAAGTGAACTTGTTAAAACGATATATGGATATTATAAAAAAAATCAAGGACAAATATTTATTGATGGACAAAAAGTTAATATTAACTCTCCTGAAGATGGAATTAAAAATGGTATTGCTTATGTATCAGAAGATCGTAAAGGAGATGGCTTGGTATTAGGTTTAAGTGTAAAAGAAAATATGACTCTTTCTTCTTTAACTTCAATCTCTAATATTGGAAAAATAAATAATAAAAAAGAAAATTCTTTAGTTGAAGACTTTATAAATAAATTTAGAATAAAAACACCATCAAAAGAACAAATAATTAAAAATTTAAGTGGGGGAAATCAACAAAAAGTTGCTATTGCTAAAGCGCTATTAACAAATCCTAAAATTTTAATCTTAGATGAGCCTACAAGAGGTGTTGACGTTGGAGCAAAAAAAGAAATTTATGATGTTATAAATGAATTAAAGAAAAAAGGATTAAGTATTATTATGATTTCCTCTGAAATGCCAGAAGTTATGGGATTAAGTGATAGAATTATGGTAATGCATGAAAATAAAATCAGCGGAAATCTAACTTTAGAGGAAGCTACTCAAGAAAATATAATGAGATGTGCTGTGGGAGTGAAATAA
- the rbsC gene encoding ribose ABC transporter permease, whose amino-acid sequence MLKKILNNKPLIGLIIFSIIVSIINPRFLSFMNILNVLRQTSVNSIIAIGMTLVILTAGIDLSVGSILAISGAFCAGMIAFGLTPVISIILALGAGFLFGMFNGVLVSKGKLQPFIVTLVTMTLLRGATLVFTDGKPIPVRNGGAIFDNIGEGYFLNIPIPIYIMVLLFISGYFLLTHTKFGRYIYAIGGNEEATKLSGINTDKVKIMVYGISGLLSALAGIIITSRLWSAQPTAGSGYELDAIAAVVLGGTSLSGGVGRITGTALGAIIIGVLGNALNLLDVSSYYQMMIKALVILAAVLMDRKSK is encoded by the coding sequence ATGTTAAAAAAAATACTAAATAACAAACCTTTAATTGGATTAATAATTTTTTCAATTATAGTTTCAATTATAAATCCAAGATTTTTATCTTTTATGAATATTTTAAATGTTTTGAGACAAACCTCTGTCAATTCTATAATTGCTATAGGAATGACTCTTGTTATCCTAACTGCTGGAATTGATTTATCAGTAGGGTCTATTTTAGCAATATCTGGAGCCTTTTGTGCGGGAATGATTGCCTTTGGATTAACTCCTGTAATATCTATAATTTTAGCTCTAGGAGCAGGATTCTTATTCGGAATGTTTAATGGTGTATTAGTTTCAAAAGGAAAATTACAACCTTTTATAGTAACTTTAGTTACTATGACTCTACTTAGAGGAGCAACTTTAGTATTTACAGATGGAAAACCTATTCCTGTTAGAAATGGAGGAGCAATCTTTGATAATATTGGAGAAGGTTATTTTTTAAATATTCCTATTCCCATTTATATAATGGTCTTATTATTTATCAGTGGTTATTTCCTTCTAACTCATACTAAATTTGGTAGATATATATATGCAATTGGTGGAAATGAAGAAGCAACTAAACTTTCTGGAATAAACACTGATAAAGTTAAAATAATGGTTTATGGTATTTCTGGTTTATTGTCTGCATTAGCTGGAATTATAATAACATCTAGATTATGGTCTGCTCAACCTACAGCTGGAAGTGGTTATGAGCTTGATGCTATAGCCGCAGTTGTTCTTGGTGGGACTTCTCTTTCAGGTGGAGTCGGAAGAATTACAGGAACTGCTTTAGGAGCAATTATTATTGGTGTTTTAGGAAACGCTCTAAATCTTTTAGATGTGTCTTCTTATTATCAAATGATGATAAAAGCTTTAGTTATATTAGCTGCAGTGCTTATGGATAGAAAATCTAAATAA
- the rbsB gene encoding ribose ABC transporter substrate-binding protein RbsB, which produces MNFKFKSLTIGLGILGMLSFGSTTFAKEKIGFVISTQDNPFFVNLKDGAVKESQKLGYDLIVLDSQNDPSKELSNVEDLLVRGVDVLLINPTDSDAVISSVRAANRAHVPVVTLDRGANGGKVVSHVASDNIAGGKLAGEFLFNKLNGKGNIIELEGIPGTTAARDRGQGFNEAIKGNLNIVANQAADFDRTKGLNVTENLLQAYPDVQAIFAQNDEMALGASKAVEAAGKNNILIVGFDATEDAITAVKNGTMTATIAQNPEKIGSEGIDVANKIIKKETVDTYIPVPLKIITK; this is translated from the coding sequence ATGAATTTTAAATTTAAATCATTAACTATTGGATTAGGTATTTTAGGAATGTTATCTTTTGGTAGTACTACTTTTGCTAAAGAGAAAATAGGCTTTGTTATCTCAACTCAAGACAATCCTTTCTTCGTTAATTTAAAGGATGGAGCTGTAAAAGAATCTCAAAAATTAGGATATGATTTAATAGTTTTAGATTCTCAAAATGATCCTTCAAAGGAACTATCCAATGTTGAAGATCTTCTTGTTAGAGGTGTTGATGTTCTTCTGATAAATCCTACTGATTCTGATGCTGTTATTTCCTCTGTTAGAGCTGCTAATAGAGCCCATGTTCCTGTTGTTACATTAGATAGAGGTGCAAATGGTGGAAAAGTTGTTTCTCATGTTGCTTCTGACAATATCGCTGGAGGTAAATTAGCTGGTGAATTCTTATTTAATAAACTAAATGGAAAGGGAAATATTATTGAATTAGAAGGAATTCCTGGAACAACTGCTGCAAGAGATAGAGGACAAGGATTTAATGAAGCTATTAAAGGAAATTTAAATATTGTAGCCAATCAAGCTGCAGATTTTGATAGAACAAAAGGATTAAATGTTACAGAAAACTTATTACAAGCATATCCAGATGTACAAGCTATATTTGCTCAAAATGATGAAATGGCTTTAGGAGCTTCTAAAGCTGTTGAAGCTGCTGGTAAAAATAATATTTTAATAGTTGGATTTGATGCAACAGAAGATGCTATCACTGCAGTTAAAAATGGAACTATGACTGCTACAATAGCTCAAAATCCAGAGAAAATAGGTTCTGAAGGAATAGATGTTGCTAATAAAATAATTAAGAAAGAAACTGTAGATACGTATATTCCAGTTCCTTTAAAAATAATCACTAAATAA